From the Polynucleobacter acidiphobus genome, the window TGATTCGTGATCGCATTGCTGACTTATCCAATGTTCTTCAGCAGCAGTCTATGGATGTGGCGGCCGAAGGGGAGGGTGATGTTGATATTTTGGCCGCTGCCGAAATCGATGGCCAAATTTGTGTCAATTTAGCGATGGTTCGTGGCGGCCGTCACTTGGGAGATCGTGCCTATTTTTCCAAGGGTATTAAGTTATCCGAAGACGAGCCAATTGATCTGCAGATTATTCTTGAAACATTTATTCAGCAACACTATTTATCGGCTGATTCGTCCACTGAGCTGGCTGTGATTACGCCCCCCGTCATGATTACGAACGTGCCATTAAAGGGCGAGCGAGCTGAAGTGATCTGCCAAGCGCTAATGGAACGCTCGACACGCCCCATTTCGTTTTTGTATCAACCACAGGGCCAGCGCAAGCATTGGTTAGCGATGGCCGAGGGGAATGCCAAGATTGCCTTACTGCGCCGCATTGCAGAAGCGGGCGGACAGCTTGCTCGGGTTCGAGCACTCACAGATGCCCTTGGTATTGATTTAGAGCAGCTTGATCAATTGCGCATTGAGTGCTTTGATATCAGTCATACATCCGGTGAAGCCACCCAAGCATCCTGCGTAGTCTTTGCCAAAAACGAACTCCAACCCAGTGAGTATCGACGCTTTAACATTACCGGAATTACAGCCGGAGATGATTACGCAGCGATGCAGCAAGTATTGCAACGCCGCTACGCAAATTTTCAGGAAATCCCGTCTGATAAAGTACCGCAACTTGTCCTCATTGATGGTGGTAAAGGTCAGGTGGAAGTAGCCAGGAAGGTTTTTAGCGAACTAGGGATTGATATTGGGCTGATTGTTGGTGTTGCAAAAGGCGAGGACCGTAAGGTTGGCCTAGAAACTCTGATCTTTGCTGATGAGCGGGAGCCAATCCGACTAGGTTCAGATAGTCAGGCGCTCATGTTGATTGCGCAGATTCGGGATGAAGCGCATCGTTTTGCAATTACCGGGATGCGCGCCAAGCGGGCTAAGTCAAGGACTGTTTCTAGACTTGAGGAGATGGAGGGCATCGGGGCCAAGCGCCGACAAAAACTATTAGCGCGCTTTGGTGGGCTGCGGGGGGTTGCAAACGCAACCGTTGAGGAGTTGGCGAGCGTGGAGGGAATTTCCCAAACTCTGGCAGAGCAGATATACCGTCAGCTTCATTAATCGATCGATTAAATCGTTTATTCTCCAAAAATGCCATTTAATTTACCCATCGCCTTGACCTGGCTGCGTGTAGCGGCCATTCCATTATTGGTGGGCATTTTCTATTTACCCAATGATTGGTTGTCGCTCACTGAGAAAAATATATTCTCAACTGGACTTTTTATTTTTGCCGCGATTACGGACTGGTTAGATGGATTTTTAGCAAGACGGATGAACCAAGAGTCGGCCTTTGGTCAGTTTTTAGATCCTGTGGCTGATAAATTAATTGTGGCCGCTGCTTTGTTGGTATTGCTCAATTTGGATCGGGTGCAGGCTTGGGTGGCATTGGTCATTATTGGGCGTGAGATCACGATTTCTGCTCTGCGTGAGTGGATGGCGCAAGTTGGTGCCTCACGCAGCGTTGCCGTGCATATGGTTGGTAAATTAAAAACGACCGCCCAGCTAATTGCTATCCCCTTTTTGCTATTCAATGGGCAAATTTTGGGTATCCACAGCTCTCTTTTGGGAACTTGGCTGATTTGGATTGCAGCTTTTCTGACGCTTTGGTCCATGTTTTACTACCTACAAAAAGCCTTACCGCAATTAACCAATAAGCCGTAATGACGGGAAATTTTGTTAATTAGGACCCCATCCCTGAATCTTTGCTAAACTGTCGATCCTGTAATGCGGGAATAGCTCAGTTGGTAGAGCGCAACCTTGCCAAGGTTGAGGTCGCGAGTTCGAGCCTCGTTTCCCGCTCCATTCATTGATGGGAAGCCCCAAAAGCTTCCCATTTTGTTTGAGTTGAAGTTTGGTGCATTCCAAACTAACTAGGGCGCGTTGGCCGAGTGGTTAGGCAGGAGCCTGCAAAGCTTCGTACGGGGGTTCGATTCCCTCACGCGCCTCCACCCATTATTGTTGACGAATTAACCCCCTGCCCTAAAATAAGGATAACTGCTACTTTTTATCCATTAGCCTTGGAACAAATCATGAATCGATTGATCTCGAAAACACATTTTGTTGCTCTTGCTGCTGCTGCGATGTTGGGAGCCTGTGCCACCAGTGATAGCCCTACTGGAACCCAGGAAGAAATCAATCAAATTCAGTCGCAGTTACTGGGCGATATGCCCTTGCCAACTGGGGCCAAAATTATTGGGTCTGATTCATTGATTATTGGTCGTGGTGATGGCTGGGTAGGCCGTGTCAATATCAGTGCCTTACAAGGCGCAACCGATGTGTATGCCTTCTTTCAGTCTGAGTATCCCAAAGCGGGGTGGACGACCGTTACCGCCACTAAATCAAAAACCAGCTTCTTGGTTTTTACCAAAGGCGAACGCACTTGCACGGTTGAAATTAATGAGGGATCCCTGACGGGCCCTAAATCGATGATCACCATCACCTCTTCGCCTAAAAATGCGAATGTGATTGCGCCGACCCGTAAGCCTTAAAGTCCGTTTGCTCGGATCAGCCCAACCGCTTGCCCTTCAAGGGCAAAGTTGGAATCTGCGCGAACGATGATGTTCTCAAAGTCAGGATTTTCAGCTTGGAGCTCGAGGTAGGAGCCGGCAGCCCCTTTCTTTTGCAAAAAGCGCTTCACTGTGACCTCATCGTCGATGCGAGCAACCACGATGTCGCCATTGCGCGCGTCAACAGTCTTTTTAACGGCTAAATAATCACCATCGAGAATACCTGCATCACGCATGCTCATCCCCTTGACCCGCAGTAGGTAATCAGCTCCCTTACTAAACAAGCTTGGGTCAACTGGAATATGTTTCTCAATATGTTCAATCGCAGTAATGGGTGAGCCTGCAGCAACCCGG encodes:
- the uvrC gene encoding excinuclease ABC subunit UvrC, whose product is MTNLLPESLRIDLKGLPGLPGVYRFFDESGHILYVGKAKDLKRRVSSYFQKNNHSPRIERMVKRIIRFEITITRTETEALILENNLIKEYSPPFNILFRDDKSYPYLMLTGHDYPRLASYRGKIDRRNRYFGPFPNSWAVRNSVQILQKVFRLRTCEDTIFRNRSRPCLLHQIHRCSAPCVGKLSKEQYAQDVGQALRFLEGNHQVVLAELEREMENYSAAMEFEMAAVIRDRIADLSNVLQQQSMDVAAEGEGDVDILAAAEIDGQICVNLAMVRGGRHLGDRAYFSKGIKLSEDEPIDLQIILETFIQQHYLSADSSTELAVITPPVMITNVPLKGERAEVICQALMERSTRPISFLYQPQGQRKHWLAMAEGNAKIALLRRIAEAGGQLARVRALTDALGIDLEQLDQLRIECFDISHTSGEATQASCVVFAKNELQPSEYRRFNITGITAGDDYAAMQQVLQRRYANFQEIPSDKVPQLVLIDGGKGQVEVARKVFSELGIDIGLIVGVAKGEDRKVGLETLIFADEREPIRLGSDSQALMLIAQIRDEAHRFAITGMRAKRAKSRTVSRLEEMEGIGAKRRQKLLARFGGLRGVANATVEELASVEGISQTLAEQIYRQLH
- the pgsA gene encoding CDP-diacylglycerol--glycerol-3-phosphate 3-phosphatidyltransferase, which gives rise to MPFNLPIALTWLRVAAIPLLVGIFYLPNDWLSLTEKNIFSTGLFIFAAITDWLDGFLARRMNQESAFGQFLDPVADKLIVAAALLVLLNLDRVQAWVALVIIGREITISALREWMAQVGASRSVAVHMVGKLKTTAQLIAIPFLLFNGQILGIHSSLLGTWLIWIAAFLTLWSMFYYLQKALPQLTNKP
- the lexA gene encoding transcriptional repressor LexA, with amino-acid sequence MNINTVIDSSSLPKLTARQEEILGLITLAIEESGLPPTRAEIANRLGFASANAAEEHLRALAKKGYIELSPGTSRGIRVTNMQPVSQGKNFRQLNLPSGSLQQLTLPLIGRVAAGSPITAIEHIEKHIPVDPSLFSKGADYLLRVKGMSMRDAGILDGDYLAVKKTVDARNGDIVVARIDDEVTVKRFLQKKGAAGSYLELQAENPDFENIIVRADSNFALEGQAVGLIRANGL